The sequence AAAAACTGCTGGTATATAGATAAATTGGGCTAAAATAATATGTCTTTAATTGTTTTTTAATCATATTATTCTCTTAATGCCCCATTAATAGTTATATATTTGCTATACAGAACACCACTAAATAACTTAGGATGAATATTGATTTTGCGACAGCAACATTTAAAGACTTTGAGAATATCCCTGATTATGATATTGCTCAAAGAGCAGATTATTTTTATGAATTTCTAGATGAAATGACATCTAGAGGTCACATGAATTACAGACTAAAAAATACATCAGGTACTGATGCAATATTAAACATTGATATTGCCAACCAGAATAAACCGTATGTAAGTTTTGTGACCAGTGATTATTTGGGATTAACGCAGCACCCAAAAGTAAAACAGGCTGCTATTGATGGGATAGAGAAATATGGAACAGGTACAGGAGCATCGCCCCTTATCGGAGGATATTTTGATTATCATAACGCAATAGAGAAAAAGATTGCGAATTTTTTTGGAAGAAATGATGATGAAGTTGTGCTTTTTACTTCCGGGTATACGGCTAATAGTGCGACTTTGCAGATTTTAATGCAGAAGGAAGATATTGCCATTTTAGATATGGGGGTACATGCTAGTGTGCATGAAGGATGTGCTTTTACAAATAAAAAAACATTTCCTCACAATAATTTGGAAGCTTTGGAACACATTTTGAAGGTATCTGAAAATACGTACCGTACAAAGCTTGTTATCGTGGATGGAGTGTACTCTCAAGAAGGAGATACTTCACGCGCTAAGGAAATTTGTGATCTTGTGAAAAAATACAATGCTTATCTAATGGTAGATGATGCACATGGAGTAGGGGTTTTAGGTGAGACCGGCAGAGGAGCTCTCGAAGATGATGCTCTATTTGATAAAGTAGATTTTATAACAGGAACATTCAGCAAGACTTTCGGTAACCTGGGAGGGTATGTGATTGCAAATAAAAAAATTGCATCATTTCTTAAGTTCCAGTCTCGTCAGCATATTTTCTCAGTGACGCCTCCACCATCTTCCTTCGGAATTTTAAAAGCAATTGATTTGATTGATGAAGAACCATTCTGGCAACAGAAATTATGGGATAATATCAATTACTTTAAAAAAGGCCTTAATGACTTAGGTTTGGATACCGGTATTACCTGTTCTGCCATTATTCCTGTGAAAATAGGAGATCAGAGTAAAATGTGGGATATAGGACGAATACTACTCGAGAATGGAGTGTATACAAATCCTATTATGTATCCGGCTGTAGCCAGAAAAGATGCGCGTATCAGAATGAGCGTAACGGCAAGACACGAGAAAGAACATCTCGACAAAACACTTAATGTCTTTGATGATATTAATAAAAAAATGCATATTGCAAAAAAATAATAAATTATGCCTAGAAAAGTAGTGCAGGGCCCAATTAGGGACAAAGAAAAAACCAAACAAAAGCTGCTGGCGGCAGTGGGTAAAATTTTGAGAGTAAAAGGCTATTCTGGTCTGAAAGTAAGTAAGATTGCTGCAGTAGCCGGTTTTGATAAAAAGCTTATCTATGAGTACTTTGGAAGTACGGATAAACTTATTGATGAATACATCAAATCTCAGGATTATTGGAGCAAATTCAGTCCAGATATTGAAGAAGAGATACATATAGGTAAAGGTAAAGAAGTCTTAACCCAGGGAATTCTTACTCAATTCGAGAATCTGAAAAAAAATAAAGAGCTCCAGAAAATCATTCTTTGGGAACTTTCTGAAAGTAAGCCAATCCTTAAAAATATTCTTAAGCAAAGAGAAGAAGTAGCTGCTAATCTCTTCGAAAATGTAACAGATCCTTATTTTGGGGAAAATGCTACAAATGTTAGAGCAATGTTGGCTCTAATAGCAGCAGGTGTTTACTATCTGAACCTATTCCCTGCATACAATGGGACAGAATTTTGTGGTATTGATATGAGAACTGACGAAGGAAGAGATGAAGTGAAAAAAGTTATCGTAGAAATTATAGATCATTACTACAATACAAAAAAATGATAATTAAAAGTTTTCTGATTTGACCAAAATGAGTTTTTTGTGGATAATTTGAAAACTTTTAATTTTCAAATTAAAACTATATTTCTTATTTTTGACCAATGGAAAATTTTATAGTATCTGCAAGAAAATATCGTCCTCAGGAGTTTGACACAGTGGTAGGACAATCCCATATTACGGATACTTTAGAACATGCAATTGAAGAGAGCCAACTTGCTCAGGCATTGCTTTTCTGCGGTCCTCGTGGTGTGGGTAAAACTACCTGTGCCAGGATTTTAGCAAGAAAAATAAACGAGAAAGACGGCTCTGTTTCAGAAGATGGCTTTGCTTATAATATCTATGAATTGGATGCAGCATCCAATAACTCTGTAGATGATATCAGGGAACTGATAGACCAGGTACGCTTTGCACCTCAGGTTGGTAAATACAAAGTATATATCATTGATGAGGTTCATATGCTGTCTTCTGCCGCTTTCAACGCTTTTCTTAAAACTTTAGAAGAACCACCAGCTCATGCCATTTTCATTTTGGCAACTACTGAAAAGCATAAAATTATTCCAACCATCTTATCCCGTTGTCAGATCTATGATTTTAAAAGAATCATGATTGAAGATATTCAGGGACATTTGAGAAATATAGCTCTGAAAGAAAATATTCAATATGAAGATGATGCATTATATCTGATTGCCCAAAAAGCTGATGGTGCATTAAGAGATGCTCTTTCCATTTTCGATAGGCTTTCTACCTTTTCCCAGAGAAATATTACACTGGCAAAAGCAGCAGAAGTACTGAACATTCTGGACTATGATCAATATCTTAATATAGTGGATCTCGCCAAGGAAAATAAAATACCTGAAGTTCTTTCCGCTTTTAATGATATTGTTAAAAAAGGCTTTGATCCTCATATCTTTGTAGCCGGATTAGGAAATCACTTCAGAGATTTAATGATGGCTCAAAATGCTTCAACCATAGATCTTATTGAAGTAGGAGAGAAAACAAAATCTAAGTTTGTGGAGCAAGGACAAAAATGGGCAGCTCAACAGCTGATTGATGGTATTGAGATTTGCAACCATGCAGATATTAATTATAAGAACTCCAAGAACCCAAGATTAACTGTTGAGATTGCATTAATGCAATTGGCTTCGCTGACTGCTAATTCAGACGTTACTAAAAAAAAAAATTCCTGATACTGGCTCCGTTTCTCACTGAGAAACAGGAAGTGAAGATCCCTGAAAAAGTTCAGCAGCAAAAAGAGTCTGTTAAAATAGAACAAGCCGCACAGGTAGAAAGTGTTCAGGCTGCTGTTATTAGCAAAACCACAAAACCATTATCCAGACCCGGAGTCTCTTCAGGCTTTAGTATCAATTCCTTTTTAAATAAAGAAGAGAAAACTGAAGTGGCAGAAGATGTTGCCGTGAAGACCGATCATCTTCCCAAAAACCATTTTACAGATACAGATCTTCTTGCTGAATGGAAGATTTTGCTTAAACAGCTACAGATAAAAAACAATTTTGTTTTTAATGCAGTAAAAACGTTTAAGCTAGAGAAAAAAGAAGAGAATAAGATCAGAGTTTTGTTCCCTTCCGACTCGGCAAAAGTAGAATTTGATAAAATAAGTGGAGAATTTTTTAATCATTTCAGAAGAAAAGTTCAAAACTATTCAATTGTGATAGAATACGTGCGAGACGTTGAAAATCTGAAGATTGAGGTAGTAACGAAGAGAAAAATTTACGAAAAATTTATAGAAAAAAATCCACTTTTGAAAGATCTTGATGATTTAATGAAGTTTGATTTGACATAATTTTTATATATTTGTCAAAGTTTTCTGCTGAAAATAACTTTTCAACAAAAACAAATTATAGTAAGAAACGCTAAAACAAAGACATTTCCAGAACAAAATGGAAAAATTATCTAATACATATCTGTCTTTCTTTGCACCCGCTAATTATTTTAGCGGTTATTTTAGCTTTTCTGCTTCTTATTATAGAAATTTTAGAACCTATTACCGATTTTATTGGTACTGTTAATAAAATTTCTTTCCAAAAAATACAGGAGAAGTAGAGCCCTTTTATTTTCCTGATTCCTTTAAACAATTTTGAACGGCATTTTTTGAAAAGAATTATAAATTAAATTTTATAATCAAAGGGCTATTGCTGTGAACTTAACAAAAAAATATAAAAACAATAAAATTTAGAATATGAATTTAGTAGATTTAAAAAACGAGTGGATTGATGGGCTTACACAACCATTAATGATCGCAGGACCATGTAGTGCAGAAAGTGAAGCTCAGATGCTTGAAACAGCTAGAAGAATTAAAGAATCCAACGCCCAGGTATCGGTATTTCGTGCAGGAATCTGGAAGCCTCGTACCAAACCTAATGGTTTTGAAGGAGTAGGAGTAATCGGTTTGAACTGGCTAAAAAAAGTAAAGGAAGAATATGGTTTCAAAACCGCAACTGAAGTTGCCAATGCACACCACGTATTTGCCGCTTTAGAGGCTGATGTAGATGTTCTTTGGATTGGTGCTCGTTCTACGGTAAATCCTTTCACAGTACAGGAAATAGCAATGGCTTTAAGAGGAACAGATAAGCCAGTATTCGTTAAAAACCCTGTAAATCCGGATCTTGCTTTATGGGCCGGAGCATTAGAAAGACTTTTAGGTCAGGATATTAAAAACCTGGGAGTGATTCACAGGGGATTCTCAACATACCAGAAAACAAAGTACAGAAATAACCCTAACTGGCAAATCGCTCTTGATTTTAAAAGCCAGTTCCCTAATATTCCAATGCTGATTGACCCGTCTCACATTTGTGGAAACAGAACAGGATTGGCAGATATTACTCAGGAAGCTCTTAACGTAGGATACCAAGGGGCAATCATCGAAACTCACTCTAATCCTGATGAAGCTTGGAGCGATGCCGCACAACAGATCACTCCTGAAGTATTAGCAGAATTAATTGGTAACTTAAAAGTAAGAAGTACAAACCTGGCCGGTTTCGAAGGAGAAATGGGAAGACACAGAACCCTGATCTCTGATCTTGACTTCCAATTAATTGAGCTTCTTTCTCAAAGAATGAAAATCTCAGAGAAAATTGGTAAACTTAAAAAGGAAAATGATATCGCGATCTTCCAGCCTGAACGTTGGAAAGTAATTACAGAATACGCAACTCAAAAAGCAAAGGAGACCGGAATGTCTCAAGACTTTATTGAGAAAGTATTCAAAGCGATTCACGAAGAATCTATTGAAGTACAGAACAGTATCATGATTGATAAGAACTAAATCATACTTGCTGATAATTAGGATAGGGCTTAGGGAAAAAGAATTTAGGAAATCGAAACATTTGTTTTCATCTATATTCTCAACCCTAAGCCCTAATTCCTTATATTTGCACCATATTATCTATGAAAGGAAAAATCATTAAATCTACAGGCAGTTGGTACCAGGTTTTGGAATTGGAAACAAATAAAATTTTCGAGGCCAGGATCAGGGGGAAATTCAAATTGATTAAAACAAGACTTACCAATCCGCTTGCTGTAGGAGATTTTGTAGAATTTCAACTGGAGCAAGATGATATTGCATGGATTACGAAGATTGAACCACGCAGGAATTATCTGATTAGAAAGTCTGTTAACCTTTCAAAAGAAGCTCATATTATTGCTTCCAATATTGACCTTGCCTGCTTTATTTTCACTTTGAAGCATCCGGAAACCTCGTTAGGTTTTCTGGATAGATTTCTAGCATGCTGTGAGGCATATAATATAAAACCTTTAATTCTTTTCAATAAGATTGATGTTTTACATAAAGAGGAAATTGAGATTATAAAAGAGGTTGAGTTTGATTATCAAAAAATAGGGTATGATACTTTAGAAATTTCATCATATTCAAAACTTAACCTGGATCAGCTTCAGGATATGTTAAAAGATAAAACTTCTGTATTTTTCGGACATTCAGGATGTGGTAAATCTACTCTGGTTAATGCTTTACAACCTGGATTAAACTTGAGGACTTCTGAAATTTCAGATACCCATCTCAAAGGAAAACATACCACTACTTTTGCGCAAATGCATTTCTGGCATTTTGGCGGAAATGTTATTGATACTCCAGGGGTCCGTGAATTTGCGATGATAGATATTGAAAAGGAAGAAGTACAACATTATTTCCCCGAAATATTCAAAAAAAGAGAAGAATGCAAGTTTCATAACTGTTTACACATCAATGAACCGAAATGTGCCGTAATAGATGCTCTTGAAACTGGAGAAATTGAACACTCCCGTTATGCAACCTATATAAAGCTGATGGACGAAGCAGAAGAAGCGGCTCAAAAATAATTGCAAAATATCTTTGTCAAATAAGAAACCTTCATGTTTAAAATATGAAGGTTTTTATTATTGTACTGATTCTATAAAATTACGTCAGGTTTCAATCTTCATAATTTTTCTAATTTTTAATTCTTAAATTTTTTTGAAAAACATATAAAAGATAATTTCAGAAACCTGTTTTTCATTTTTTAAGAGTAAAAAATTAATGCGTTGTTATAATAACTCTACTTTTTGGTATGGAGTATTTGTTTAATAACTCTACTTTTTTATGTTAAAAATCTATCAGAACAAAAAAAAATAAAAAAATATCAATTATTTCATTGATTGAAATGGAAGCAATACTATATTAATATACTTTTATATGGTTTTCAAATTTATCAAATTATCAATAAAAACATTGATTTATTGCAAATAAAAAACCCAGCCGAAGCTGGGTAAAAACTAATAACCATGAAAACTCAAATTAAACATGAGAATCGTAATAGAATTAACAATTACTGTGCCAAACATCGGTTCATGATTTCTTAATAAAAGTTATTTTTATGTTAAAAAAAAATTAAAATAAAAATCAAAGATATTTTTTGTAATTTTGCACCATTAAAAAAATATACATTTATGTCTAACATTACATTCACTATGATTAAGCCTGATGCAGTTGCTGACGGACATATCGGTGCAATATTGGGTAAGATTGCTGAAGGTGGTTTTAAAATCAAAGCTTTAAAATTAACTCAGCTTACAGTTGCTGACGCCAAAAAATTCTATGAAGTACACGCTGAAAGACCATTTTATGGTGAATTAGTAGAGTTCATGAGTTCTGGTCCAATTGTAGCTGCAGTTTTAGAAAAAGACAATGCAGTTGAAGATTTCAGAACATTAATCGGTGCTACTAACCCTGCAGAAGCAGCAGAAGGTACAATCAGAAAAATGTTTGCTAGAAGCATCGGAGAAAATGCCGTTCACGGTTCAGATTCTAACGAGAATGCATTAATCGAAGCTCAGTTCCATTTTTCAGGAAGAGAGATTTTCTAAGAAAATTTCTTACAAAATAAAAAATCCGGAGAAACTATTCTCCGGATTTTGTTTTTATATGAATTCTTATTCCATAATTTATTAAAGGTTGTTTTCAATGGCACCCACATTTTCTCTGTACAACTCCATTGGCTTATTAAGCAAAATTGCTATGACAGTCATCTGTTGATCCAGCCTTTCTTTTGGGATATCAATGTAGATAATTCCCGGTCGGTCGCTCCAGTAAAGTTTATTGTAAATTGTATGAGTAAGCATGCTGCCATCGCCTACGATTCTTATTCTGGCTATGTCATTTTTTATTCCTTTTAGAGCAATAGGACCGGTAGGAGTTCCCTCCACAAAAAGATAAAGCGTCTGTTTGTCTTTTGATATGGCACTCATTCCTGAGAAATGACCCTTAGGTAGTCCTTTTCCTGTCTCAAACAAAGCCTCTGCATGTTTGCTTATCCATTGCAGGGTTTCCGGGTTTGCTTTAGGCGTTTTTTTAATTTCCATGTCAAGTCCGTCCTGGGTCAGTCCATTATGGGTTAATAAATTTTGATTATCGTTCAGGGCATTGGCTATATCATAAACGGCTTCCTGAGTATTTTTCATTTCCAATATTTCAGCAAGAGAATGTTCTTCCTTCTTAAAATCTTTCAGAAATACAGGAGGATTGTCGAAAATAACTTCTGCCACAGTAACATCTTTGTCAAATTTTACATTGGAGAAGGTTAAAGTCAGTGTTTTTTCAGTGTTATAATCTATTTTAACAACAGCGGATGGGTCTCCAATGATTTGTACTGAAAGAGGTTTTGTTGCCAATCCATAGATCTTTGTGAAGGTTTTGCTTTCGTCAAGATAAAGAAATAAAGATTTTTTAGAAGTTG is a genomic window of Chryseobacterium nakagawai containing:
- a CDS encoding TetR/AcrR family transcriptional regulator translates to MPRKVVQGPIRDKEKTKQKLLAAVGKILRVKGYSGLKVSKIAAVAGFDKKLIYEYFGSTDKLIDEYIKSQDYWSKFSPDIEEEIHIGKGKEVLTQGILTQFENLKKNKELQKIILWELSESKPILKNILKQREEVAANLFENVTDPYFGENATNVRAMLALIAAGVYYLNLFPAYNGTEFCGIDMRTDEGRDEVKKVIVEIIDHYYNTKK
- a CDS encoding nucleoside-diphosphate kinase: MSNITFTMIKPDAVADGHIGAILGKIAEGGFKIKALKLTQLTVADAKKFYEVHAERPFYGELVEFMSSGPIVAAVLEKDNAVEDFRTLIGATNPAEAAEGTIRKMFARSIGENAVHGSDSNENALIEAQFHFSGREIF
- the dnaX gene encoding DNA polymerase III subunit gamma/tau, encoding MENFIVSARKYRPQEFDTVVGQSHITDTLEHAIEESQLAQALLFCGPRGVGKTTCARILARKINEKDGSVSEDGFAYNIYELDAASNNSVDDIRELIDQVRFAPQVGKYKVYIIDEVHMLSSAAFNAFLKTLEEPPAHAIFILATTEKHKIIPTILSRCQIYDFKRIMIEDIQGHLRNIALKENIQYEDDALYLIAQKADGALRDALSIFDRLSTFSQRNITLAKAAEVLNILDYDQYLNIVDLAKENKIPEVLSAFNDIVKKGFDPHIFVAGLGNHFRDLMMAQNASTIDLIEVGEKTKSKFVEQGQKWAAQQLIDGIEICNHADINYKNSKNPRLTVEIALMQLASLTANSDVTKKKNS
- a CDS encoding aminotransferase class I/II-fold pyridoxal phosphate-dependent enzyme yields the protein MNIDFATATFKDFENIPDYDIAQRADYFYEFLDEMTSRGHMNYRLKNTSGTDAILNIDIANQNKPYVSFVTSDYLGLTQHPKVKQAAIDGIEKYGTGTGASPLIGGYFDYHNAIEKKIANFFGRNDDEVVLFTSGYTANSATLQILMQKEDIAILDMGVHASVHEGCAFTNKKTFPHNNLEALEHILKVSENTYRTKLVIVDGVYSQEGDTSRAKEICDLVKKYNAYLMVDDAHGVGVLGETGRGALEDDALFDKVDFITGTFSKTFGNLGGYVIANKKIASFLKFQSRQHIFSVTPPPSSFGILKAIDLIDEEPFWQQKLWDNINYFKKGLNDLGLDTGITCSAIIPVKIGDQSKMWDIGRILLENGVYTNPIMYPAVARKDARIRMSVTARHEKEHLDKTLNVFDDINKKMHIAKK
- the rsgA gene encoding ribosome small subunit-dependent GTPase A; this encodes MKGKIIKSTGSWYQVLELETNKIFEARIRGKFKLIKTRLTNPLAVGDFVEFQLEQDDIAWITKIEPRRNYLIRKSVNLSKEAHIIASNIDLACFIFTLKHPETSLGFLDRFLACCEAYNIKPLILFNKIDVLHKEEIEIIKEVEFDYQKIGYDTLEISSYSKLNLDQLQDMLKDKTSVFFGHSGCGKSTLVNALQPGLNLRTSEISDTHLKGKHTTTFAQMHFWHFGGNVIDTPGVREFAMIDIEKEEVQHYFPEIFKKREECKFHNCLHINEPKCAVIDALETGEIEHSRYATYIKLMDEAEEAAQK
- a CDS encoding chorismate mutase; amino-acid sequence: MNLVDLKNEWIDGLTQPLMIAGPCSAESEAQMLETARRIKESNAQVSVFRAGIWKPRTKPNGFEGVGVIGLNWLKKVKEEYGFKTATEVANAHHVFAALEADVDVLWIGARSTVNPFTVQEIAMALRGTDKPVFVKNPVNPDLALWAGALERLLGQDIKNLGVIHRGFSTYQKTKYRNNPNWQIALDFKSQFPNIPMLIDPSHICGNRTGLADITQEALNVGYQGAIIETHSNPDEAWSDAAQQITPEVLAELIGNLKVRSTNLAGFEGEMGRHRTLISDLDFQLIELLSQRMKISEKIGKLKKENDIAIFQPERWKVITEYATQKAKETGMSQDFIEKVFKAIHEESIEVQNSIMIDKN